From Marinobacterium sp. LSUCC0821, a single genomic window includes:
- a CDS encoding class II aldolase/adducin family protein: MTKATYSEQEWQARVELAAMYRIFAYLKWDEAIYNHISLRIPGEDEHFLINPFGLHYTEVTASNLVKVDIDGNIIGHSDWPINPAGFTFHGEIHKRVPGGHCVMHVHTTLTLAVCCLKEGLSYTNFYSAQLYGKVAYHDFEGITVHRDEGIRILESAGDKPVLLLKNHGPVVIGSTLAQAFSLMWLVNRACEVQMASASMGELIEIPEDVLNKCVRDSLNFNPKFGAGKDAVAAFTRIIEKIDPSYKE, encoded by the coding sequence ATGACCAAAGCAACCTATTCAGAACAAGAGTGGCAAGCCCGTGTAGAACTCGCTGCTATGTACCGTATCTTCGCTTACTTGAAGTGGGATGAGGCGATTTATAACCACATCTCACTTCGTATCCCCGGGGAAGATGAGCACTTTTTGATAAACCCTTTTGGGCTCCACTACACTGAGGTTACTGCATCAAATCTGGTTAAGGTCGATATAGACGGAAACATCATTGGCCATTCTGATTGGCCGATAAACCCTGCCGGATTCACATTCCATGGCGAGATACATAAGCGAGTTCCAGGTGGGCACTGTGTCATGCACGTTCATACCACACTTACACTCGCGGTTTGCTGTCTGAAAGAGGGGTTAAGTTACACTAACTTTTATTCAGCTCAGCTGTATGGGAAGGTTGCCTACCATGACTTTGAAGGTATTACAGTTCATCGAGATGAAGGGATTCGTATTCTCGAGAGCGCTGGCGATAAACCAGTACTTCTTCTCAAGAACCATGGACCCGTCGTTATAGGATCAACCTTAGCGCAAGCATTCTCTCTAATGTGGCTCGTCAATCGCGCATGTGAGGTGCAGATGGCATCTGCATCGATGGGTGAGCTGATTGAGATACCAGAAGATGTTCTTAATAAGTGTGTACGAGACTCTCTCAACTTCAACCCGAAGTTTGGTGCAGGCAAAGATGCGGTTGCAGCCTTCACCCGCATCATTGAGAAGATCGATCCCTCTTATAAGGAGTAG
- a CDS encoding YaeQ family protein has translation MAQNSTIFKVFLQIADMDRHYYADHNLTLARHPSETDERMMMRLLGFVINADERLEFTRGLCVEDEPDLWKKSYSDEIELWVDVGLPGEKQIKRAASRAQQAQIIAYGSDQAFDPWWKGVKAVVTKQSNVQLLRVNPEQSEALADLAQRGTQLSVNIQDGQLWFSSESGEVTIELEKIFPAQ, from the coding sequence ATGGCTCAAAACTCAACAATTTTTAAAGTATTTCTTCAGATCGCAGATATGGATCGTCACTACTATGCCGACCACAATCTGACCTTAGCTCGTCACCCATCTGAGACTGATGAGCGAATGATGATGCGTCTGTTGGGTTTTGTCATAAATGCAGATGAGCGTTTGGAGTTTACTCGTGGTCTCTGTGTAGAGGATGAGCCAGATCTATGGAAGAAGAGCTACTCTGACGAAATTGAGCTATGGGTCGATGTAGGTTTGCCAGGCGAGAAACAGATCAAACGTGCTGCGAGTCGTGCACAGCAGGCACAAATAATTGCTTATGGTTCAGATCAGGCTTTTGATCCTTGGTGGAAGGGTGTGAAGGCCGTGGTGACTAAGCAGAGCAATGTTCAGTTACTTCGAGTCAATCCTGAGCAGAGTGAAGCCTTAGCAGATTTAGCTCAGCGCGGTACGCAACTGAGTGTGAACATCCAAGATGGCCAGCTTTGGTTTAGCAGTGAAAGTGGCGAGGTGACTATTGAGCTGGAAAAAATTTTCCCAGCTCAATAA
- a CDS encoding outer membrane protein assembly factor BamE, which produces MNRTALIGLLLSTSLLVACSAPQVRFDTTEKISERLIKLDKTSVEMQLGSPRSKTDTGPHTSVWVYHSDTEQNKSSQQGKCELVITFDDETAVKAVVNSNEYSPFVHELNTCNQLVEGLQ; this is translated from the coding sequence ATGAACCGTACCGCATTAATTGGGCTACTGCTTTCAACATCTTTACTCGTCGCGTGTTCTGCCCCGCAGGTGCGTTTTGACACCACTGAGAAGATTAGCGAACGTCTTATTAAACTCGATAAAACATCTGTCGAGATGCAGTTAGGGAGTCCGCGAAGCAAAACAGATACCGGGCCGCACACTTCAGTTTGGGTCTATCACTCGGATACAGAACAGAACAAATCATCGCAACAGGGTAAATGCGAGTTAGTAATCACTTTCGATGATGAGACCGCTGTAAAAGCTGTTGTGAATTCAAACGAATACTCGCCCTTTGTTCACGAACTAAACACCTGCAACCAATTGGTTGAAGGCTTACAGTAA
- a CDS encoding DEAD/DEAH box helicase — protein MTKFADLGLCEELVEQLQLLGHHTPTPVQSETIPLALNGADVVAEAQTGTGKTASFALPMIQRLQRDAIEGEYRQVRGLVLVPTRELAVQVADHTLEYGRPLKMRVVSIFGGVRFDNQIRKLKRGADILVATPGRLLDLIRHNEISLKEVEMLVFDEADRMLDLGFIGDIRKLLDFIPEKRQTMLFSATLNDSVEVLAEKLLTEPKRISVTQRNSASKQVKQSAYAVEHSDKSDVLAFLLRNGNWQQAIVFTRTKKRADQVTFDLAAEGIGAVAIHGDRSQRDRLAALKAFTEGEAQILVATDVAARGLDIEALPLVVNYELPNVPEAYVHRIGRTGRAGLQGRAISLVGGDERRFLKAISDLLGKPIQLQPVPTLECGKLVEGGVLSEKKRSPKNGSVSAKNHSSKAAPETYQVDKSRKSLRPSLFKKG, from the coding sequence ATGACTAAATTTGCCGATCTTGGATTGTGTGAAGAGCTGGTTGAGCAGTTACAGCTGCTAGGTCACCACACGCCGACACCGGTTCAGTCCGAAACCATTCCTTTGGCTCTAAATGGTGCTGACGTTGTTGCTGAAGCACAGACGGGAACCGGCAAAACTGCCAGCTTTGCCCTCCCAATGATCCAACGTCTGCAACGTGATGCCATTGAGGGTGAATACCGCCAGGTGCGTGGTTTGGTGTTAGTGCCAACGCGTGAACTTGCAGTTCAGGTGGCAGATCACACCCTCGAGTATGGACGCCCACTTAAGATGCGCGTCGTCTCTATCTTTGGCGGTGTTCGATTTGATAATCAGATTCGAAAATTAAAGCGCGGTGCAGATATCTTAGTCGCAACCCCGGGGCGACTTTTAGACTTGATCAGACACAACGAAATTTCCCTTAAAGAGGTTGAGATGTTGGTCTTTGATGAAGCCGATCGCATGTTGGATTTAGGTTTTATTGGCGATATTAGAAAGCTCTTGGACTTCATTCCCGAGAAGCGTCAAACGATGCTCTTCTCGGCAACCTTAAACGACTCTGTTGAGGTGCTGGCAGAAAAACTCCTGACAGAACCCAAGCGCATCTCCGTGACTCAACGCAATTCTGCCAGCAAACAGGTAAAGCAGAGTGCCTATGCTGTAGAGCATTCAGACAAATCGGATGTACTTGCGTTTCTTTTACGCAACGGTAACTGGCAGCAGGCCATCGTATTCACTCGAACCAAGAAGCGCGCGGATCAAGTGACGTTTGATTTGGCAGCCGAGGGGATAGGCGCGGTGGCAATACATGGTGATCGCTCCCAACGTGATCGTTTGGCAGCGCTAAAAGCATTTACAGAAGGTGAAGCCCAGATACTCGTGGCAACGGATGTTGCAGCGCGCGGTCTAGATATAGAGGCGCTGCCGCTTGTAGTGAACTATGAGTTACCTAATGTACCTGAGGCCTATGTGCACCGAATTGGGCGCACTGGCCGTGCTGGGCTACAGGGAAGGGCAATCTCTCTAGTGGGCGGTGATGAACGACGCTTCTTGAAGGCGATCTCTGATCTTTTAGGTAAGCCAATCCAACTTCAGCCGGTGCCAACTCTTGAATGTGGAAAGCTTGTTGAGGGTGGAGTGTTATCTGAGAAGAAGCGTAGCCCTAAAAATGGCAGTGTGTCGGCTAAAAATCACAGCTCTAAGGCAGCCCCTGAAACCTACCAAGTTGATAAATCTCGTAAAAGCTTGCGACCATCGCTTTTCAAAAAAGGGTAG
- a CDS encoding type II toxin-antitoxin system ParD family antitoxin, whose protein sequence is MATTSLSLGEHWEAFIKNEISSGRYGSASEVVRDALRAMEERKSKIEALRAHLSEGALQAKNGKFVEDFTMDSLIADLDAES, encoded by the coding sequence GTGGCAACTACCAGCCTAAGCCTAGGTGAACATTGGGAAGCGTTCATCAAAAACGAAATTTCTAGCGGTCGTTACGGATCCGCAAGCGAAGTAGTTCGTGATGCTTTAAGAGCAATGGAAGAACGCAAGAGCAAGATAGAAGCTCTTCGTGCACATCTTTCTGAAGGAGCATTACAAGCCAAAAATGGAAAGTTCGTCGAGGACTTTACGATGGATTCATTGATCGCCGACTTGGATGCGGAGTCCTGA
- a CDS encoding integrase arm-type DNA-binding domain-containing protein, whose protein sequence is MAGLQMLVSATGARSWVLRTQMGQKRRDIGLGGFPDVTLAGARDKARELREKISNGIDPVLERKAARDAMRARQAKVLTFKEAAYLCHNARKDEYSNVKHRQDWINSLERHAFSVIGELSIDAIEVPHVLKVLEPIWKTKTETATRVRQRLESVLSWATVSKYRSGDNPARWADNLSELLPTPNKIRKVRHHKALPWQKVPMFMVDLQQREGIGARALEFIILTAARSGEVRFATWDEIDLTAKLWTVPADRMKARKAHNVPLSGAVIELLEGLPRIEGSNLLFTAPRGNALSDMSISAVCKRMEVEATPHGFRSCFKDWARSRTAYPDEVSELALAHVNNDATRAAYARDELLEQRSRLMSDWAKFINSL, encoded by the coding sequence GTGGCCGGCCTGCAAATGCTGGTCTCAGCAACCGGAGCACGCTCGTGGGTTTTGCGAACACAAATGGGACAAAAGCGCCGTGATATAGGTTTGGGTGGATTCCCTGATGTTACTCTAGCTGGTGCTAGAGACAAGGCGAGAGAGTTACGCGAAAAAATATCTAACGGTATTGATCCTGTGCTAGAGAGGAAAGCAGCACGTGATGCAATGCGAGCCAGGCAAGCCAAAGTGTTAACATTCAAAGAAGCGGCATACCTATGCCATAACGCGCGCAAAGATGAATATAGTAATGTTAAGCACCGTCAGGATTGGATCAATTCATTAGAGCGTCATGCGTTCAGTGTAATAGGTGAGCTGTCTATCGATGCAATTGAGGTGCCACACGTTCTTAAAGTACTTGAACCAATTTGGAAAACCAAAACTGAAACCGCGACTAGGGTGCGCCAGCGTCTAGAGTCTGTTTTGAGCTGGGCAACAGTTTCTAAGTACCGCAGCGGCGATAATCCTGCGCGTTGGGCCGATAATCTAAGTGAGTTACTGCCTACTCCCAACAAAATTCGTAAGGTAAGACACCATAAAGCATTACCCTGGCAAAAGGTGCCAATGTTTATGGTTGATCTACAACAGCGAGAGGGTATTGGCGCACGTGCTCTGGAATTCATCATATTAACTGCTGCGCGCTCAGGTGAGGTTCGCTTCGCTACCTGGGATGAAATCGACTTGACTGCTAAGCTATGGACCGTCCCAGCTGATCGAATGAAAGCTCGCAAAGCTCACAATGTTCCGTTATCTGGTGCTGTTATAGAGTTACTTGAAGGTTTGCCCCGTATAGAGGGTAGCAATCTATTATTCACAGCACCGAGAGGGAATGCTTTATCAGATATGAGCATTTCAGCAGTATGCAAACGAATGGAAGTTGAGGCTACTCCTCATGGGTTTCGGTCATGCTTCAAAGATTGGGCACGGAGTCGTACTGCTTATCCCGATGAAGTTTCCGAACTTGCCCTTGCTCATGTTAACAATGATGCTACACGCGCAGCTTATGCACGGGATGAACTACTAGAACAACGTTCAAGACTAATGAGTGATTGGGCTAAATTCATAAATTCTTTATAA
- a CDS encoding type II toxin-antitoxin system RelE/ParE family toxin, whose product MSKKLVRRVRVTPRAYDDLKNIGRYTERTWGNSQRNHYLKSLETCFKSLAEDPFLGRHRTDICEGYYSLPKGQHVVFYLIGHETIDMIGIPHKNMDTINYFSES is encoded by the coding sequence ATGTCAAAAAAATTGGTTCGACGAGTTCGAGTCACACCCCGCGCATACGACGATCTAAAAAATATTGGCCGATACACTGAAAGAACTTGGGGTAATAGTCAGCGCAACCACTATCTAAAGAGTTTAGAGACCTGCTTCAAATCGTTAGCAGAGGATCCATTCTTGGGTAGGCATAGAACAGATATCTGCGAGGGCTACTACAGCCTTCCCAAAGGTCAGCACGTAGTGTTTTATCTAATAGGTCACGAGACAATAGACATGATCGGCATACCACATAAAAACATGGATACGATCAACTACTTCTCTGAGAGTTGA